The proteins below come from a single Notamacropus eugenii isolate mMacEug1 chromosome 7, mMacEug1.pri_v2, whole genome shotgun sequence genomic window:
- the LOC140513630 gene encoding alcohol dehydrogenase E chain-like isoform X1: MTTAGKVIKCKAAVLWELNKPFSIEEVEVAPPKANEVRIKIVATGICRSDDHVINGSFVQPLPIILGHEAAGIVESIGEGVTSVKPGDKVIPLFNPQCKKCKTCKHPTGNICIENDVTIASGTLKEGTTRFTCRGKSIHHFISTSTFTEYTVVDEFAVVKIDSSAPLEKVCLIGCGFSTGYGSAVKVAKVTPGSTCVVFGLGGVGLSVIIGCKSAGASRIIGVDINKDKFAKAKELGATECINPLDYKKPIQDVLVEMTENGVDFSFEVIGRLDTMMCVCVSSKTAAFACCNNAYGVCVIVGVPPNAQNLSINPMLILTGRTLKGAIFGGFKSKDDVPKLVSDVLAKKFKLDPLITHVSSLDKINEGFDMLRAGKSIRTVMTM, from the exons ATGACCACCGCAGGAAAA GTCATTAAATGCAAAGCTGCTGTTCTTTGGGAGCTCAACAAGCCCTTTTCCATTGAGGAAGTAGAGGTAGCCCCACCCAAGGCCAATGAAGTTCGAAttaag ATTGTGGCGACAGGAATCTGCCGCTCAGATGACCATGTGATAAACGGGTCATTCGTTCAACCTCTCCCTATAATCCTGGGGCATGAGGCTGCAGGGATTGTGGAGAGCATTGGAGAAGGAGTGACTTCTGTAAAACCAG GTGACAAAGTCATCCCACTTTTTAATCCACAGTGCAAGAAATGCAAAACTTGTAAGCACCCAACTGGCAACATTTGCATTGAAAATGA CGTGACTATTGCTAGTGGAACCCTGAAGGAAGGTACCACCAGATTTACCTGCCGAGGGAAGTCAATTCATCATTTCATTAGCACAAGTACCTTCACTGAGTATACAGTGGTAGATGAATTTGCCGTTGTAAAGATCGATTCATCTGCTCCTCTGGAAAAAGTTTGCCTGATTGGCTGCGGATTTTCCACTGGTTATGGTTCTGCAGTAAAAGTTGCCAAG GTCACTCCTGGCTCTACTTGTGTTGTCTTTGGCCTGGGGGGCGTTGGCTTGTCAGTGATCATTGGCTGTAAGTCAGCTGGAGCCTCCCGGATCATTGGGGTGGATATTAACAAGGACAAATTTGCAAAGGCCAAAGAATTAGGTGCTACTGAGTGCATCAATCCTCTGGACTACAAGAAACCCATCCAAGATGTTCTGGTTGAAATGACTGAGAATGGTGTTGATTTTTCATTTGAAGTCATTGGACGTCTAGACACAATG atgtgtgtgtgtgtttcatccAAGACAGCTGCCTTTGCATGCTGCAATAATGCTTATGGAGTTTGTGTCATTGTGGGAGTCCCTCCTAATGCCCAAAATCTCTCTATCAACCCTATGCTGATTTTGACTGGACGCACCTTGAAAGGAGCTATTTTTGGAG GTTTCAAAAGCAAAGATGATGTCCCCAAGCTAGTCTCGGATGTTCTAGCCAAGAAATTTAAACTAGATCCATTAATAACACATGTTTCTAGTTTGGATAAGATCAATGAAGGATTTGACATGCTACGCGCAGGAAAGAG CATTCGCACTGTTATGACAATGTGA
- the LOC140513630 gene encoding alcohol dehydrogenase E chain-like isoform X2, protein MTTAGKVIKCKAAVLWELNKPFSIEEVEVAPPKANEVRIKIVATGICRSDDHVINGSFVQPLPIILGHEAAGIVESIGEGVTSVKPGDKVIPLFNPQCKKCKTCKHPTGNICIENDVTIASGTLKEGTTRFTCRGKSIHHFISTSTFTEYTVVDEFAVVKIDSSAPLEKVCLIGCGFSTGYGSAVKVAKVTPGSTCVVFGLGGVGLSVIIGCKSAGASRIIGVDINKDKFAKAKELGATECINPLDYKKPIQDVLVEMTENGVDFSFEVIGRLDTMTAAFACCNNAYGVCVIVGVPPNAQNLSINPMLILTGRTLKGAIFGGFKSKDDVPKLVSDVLAKKFKLDPLITHVSSLDKINEGFDMLRAGKSIRTVMTM, encoded by the exons ATGACCACCGCAGGAAAA GTCATTAAATGCAAAGCTGCTGTTCTTTGGGAGCTCAACAAGCCCTTTTCCATTGAGGAAGTAGAGGTAGCCCCACCCAAGGCCAATGAAGTTCGAAttaag ATTGTGGCGACAGGAATCTGCCGCTCAGATGACCATGTGATAAACGGGTCATTCGTTCAACCTCTCCCTATAATCCTGGGGCATGAGGCTGCAGGGATTGTGGAGAGCATTGGAGAAGGAGTGACTTCTGTAAAACCAG GTGACAAAGTCATCCCACTTTTTAATCCACAGTGCAAGAAATGCAAAACTTGTAAGCACCCAACTGGCAACATTTGCATTGAAAATGA CGTGACTATTGCTAGTGGAACCCTGAAGGAAGGTACCACCAGATTTACCTGCCGAGGGAAGTCAATTCATCATTTCATTAGCACAAGTACCTTCACTGAGTATACAGTGGTAGATGAATTTGCCGTTGTAAAGATCGATTCATCTGCTCCTCTGGAAAAAGTTTGCCTGATTGGCTGCGGATTTTCCACTGGTTATGGTTCTGCAGTAAAAGTTGCCAAG GTCACTCCTGGCTCTACTTGTGTTGTCTTTGGCCTGGGGGGCGTTGGCTTGTCAGTGATCATTGGCTGTAAGTCAGCTGGAGCCTCCCGGATCATTGGGGTGGATATTAACAAGGACAAATTTGCAAAGGCCAAAGAATTAGGTGCTACTGAGTGCATCAATCCTCTGGACTACAAGAAACCCATCCAAGATGTTCTGGTTGAAATGACTGAGAATGGTGTTGATTTTTCATTTGAAGTCATTGGACGTCTAGACACAATG ACAGCTGCCTTTGCATGCTGCAATAATGCTTATGGAGTTTGTGTCATTGTGGGAGTCCCTCCTAATGCCCAAAATCTCTCTATCAACCCTATGCTGATTTTGACTGGACGCACCTTGAAAGGAGCTATTTTTGGAG GTTTCAAAAGCAAAGATGATGTCCCCAAGCTAGTCTCGGATGTTCTAGCCAAGAAATTTAAACTAGATCCATTAATAACACATGTTTCTAGTTTGGATAAGATCAATGAAGGATTTGACATGCTACGCGCAGGAAAGAG CATTCGCACTGTTATGACAATGTGA